In the Osmia bicornis bicornis chromosome 6, iOsmBic2.1, whole genome shotgun sequence genome, CACATCATCTATCTCCTAGAACTGCGAGGCAGCATTTGCATTTCTTTGAGTTTTTAGCGCCTCTTTTAACGCCTCATTATGTCTTCTTGGCAACCCTCAATCGTAGATTTTCTCGCCTGTCAACAAATCctttccattttttatttctttcactAAAAGTTTAACTTAGACTACTAACTTATCAGCGAAGAGATTCTGTTTAAAGAGCGTTAAATTGTATGGTGTAAGTTTGTCTCGATTAAGTATTTCGTGGTATTCTTTATGTGTGAGTGGCGGATCAGGTTGCTCAGACTTTATCTCCATAATCTGACACATTTCTAGGATATCATTGTAATTCCCAGacattaaataataatctgtaatttcaacaatttttactCCGCGATAGAATTTaccttttcttatttattagTGTAATATTGACgttgttcaaaatttttattttcttctcttttattaattattcaattattaaaaattttaagcgTTGCTAACCGGTGACCACTACGGCAGTCAGGTGTTAACTAGGGATGTGCAGGTACCCGAAATTACGGGCTCGGGATCACTCTGCAAAGTTCGGGTTGGTCCCCGAACtacagtaaaagctggatataCACTTAGTctcatcgaagttgtcgcagtgaagttggcgcgctaacgcattcacgccgcggcggcgttagcgcgccaacttcactgcgacaacttcgatgggactgacaaggaaggttagggaacccggaaattccaaaaattatgaaacttcgcatacaagtacagtaagtcatccgtaatacgaccctgttttccgttggtgccataattcggttttaaagggtgaaattaccccttgaaaaaaattcggaactttcttttttgtggaatatcttaaaaacggtgagagatatgaaaaaaaagtttaaacaaaagttacacagttctgttgtgtttacaaaatggcgtcaAGAAAATGTTGGGGGGAGGGgtaactaaaaaattatgcacttttcaaaaattttctttacgcCATTTTGTAACCACAACagaactgtgcaacttttgtttaaacttttttttcatatctctcaccgtttttaagatattccacaaaaaagaaagtttcgaatttttttcaaggggtaatttcaccctttaaaaccgaattatggcaccaacggaaaacagggtcgtattacggatgacttactgtacttgtatgcgaagtttcataatttttggaatttccgggttccctaaccttccttgtcagtcccatcgaagttgtcgcagtgaagttggctacaaattcactaacgcattcacgcagcgtcggtgagccaatggcgagatcggttcacgccgcgtcggtgagtcgatctcgcccatcgtctcaccgacgcggcgtgaatgtgtcagtaaatctggagccaacttcactgcgacaagttcattgcaactcgGTGTACACGGATAGTCCACGCGAGAGTGTACACtaagtcccatcgaagttgtcgcagtgaagttggctacaaattcattaacgcattcacgccgcttcggtgagtgaatgcgtggccaacttcactgcgacaacttcgatgggactcggAGTACACGGTGCTCTCGGGACTCTCGTCTTGGGAGATCTCGCGTTCGAATCGCCTCGGCGAGCGTGTACTGCCGGCAtaacacggtttcctcgccgagcggctcggttcggcttagggggatccccccaagtggaggggatagcgatgttgcatatatccatccaaacttttgttgcatatatccagcttttactgtaattaattatattcattgtGTTTCAGAAATATGTTGGTCGACTTGAATTAGCGAAGTCGAGGGAGGAGTCGGTTAGAGCTGTAAGGCAGGGCAGGCCCCTGATGTACAAAATCCATTTCCCTCTTCGTCGACCGATTCCCGTTTTAACTGGTTTATGGTTCAATAATCAGTTGATCTGTTCCGGTCAACGTGGTACGTAGTTTCCTATTCATCATtacgaataataatttttcaatattgctcattttaaatttttaccaGCGTATAATATGTTGACTGTTGTATTAGAaataactaattaattttatttagaataactttcaatttttaaaccaAGTTTATGAACTAAGAGGATCCTCGAAAGTTTGATAATCCCGGGCTCCAGAAATCTTAATGCGGTCCtgcataaattaaaaaagaaatattgcaAAAACTACATACTATAGATATAGCAAGCCTGTCTAACctgcggcccgcggggcactCGTGGCTCCTTCCCCTACCACGCAGCTCGCGCTCGGCTTCCCCCACTCTTTCAGTTGGTTTCCCGAGTCTTCCAATACGCGGAGTATTTGACGCGTATTCCTAGTcgtacagggtgatcctctcgctgcGCTAcccaaaggaagtgccgccacaatagaatgtGGTAGTCGAGATCCCATTTCTGTCATTGCTTAGTTGATCAAGGTGGCCCCTGCAGTGAAGACGGctgtgtgcgtgaaaatgtgttaagaaaatattctgttttccgCAGCGTTTAAATGGGACTCTTCTGCTCATTACACACATTTTTACGCACACAGCCGTCTTCGCTGCAGGGGTCAagtaagcgatgacagaaatgggatgtcgacttctacattctattgtggcggcacttcctttgggtagcgtagcgagaggatTACCCTCTATTACTTCATGCTTCAAATATCCCCACAAGAAAAAATCGAATGCAGAATGCTTGTAAGCCGGTACCTGTAATAATGTTGTTCGATACACGATATTATAGAAgttataatattgaaaaaagaagaaatgccTGTTTACAAGTAAATAGtcgatattttcaatatttaataaaattaattttaaaacaaaatacgTCTATTTTAATTCTTCTTCGACACCTCCGTGTATTTGCTATAAATCGTTAACTGTtaggaatataaaaaaatggtTCCAATAAATGTTATCCAGTTTGATAAAagctatttaaataaaaaaaaattagtatAGCATCACATTTCAAAAAGGCGACGTCGAATATTCTAACCCCGTGGTAGCCATTTTAGAACATTTaccatttaattgaaaaaaagaattaggTCGATAGCTGCTATATTTTCCGAGATAATAGTTTGCAACACTGTATGCGGACTCGCCTTGTATTTACTTCATAAATCTGAATATTTTTCGAAAAGGCAAATATTAACTGTCAAAATTTGCTGCTAAGTATGTtctataaaatgttaaatactGTTTTTGTTCCAGCAACCGGACCAATTGTAACATCTATCGTCTTGAACCACACCCTGTATCCACCGGGGGTATTGCCCCTTTCCGAGGATCAAGGGAATATGATTCCAAATTATCCAAAGATAGATAACGTATCTCAAAATTATCCAAAGATAGATACGTCACCTTCTCCGCCTGTTTCGCCTGAAACGCCAATCTTTCAACCCTTTTTACCGCCGAACACAGTGGTACCAAATGGTACACCTAAGCCACCTCCCAGCAACGGTAACAATAATTTCGAATGTGGACGTAGCAGTAACACGAACAAGGTTAACCCTTTAGTTGCCGGAGGTGTGAAAACATCCCCTGGTCATTGGCCCTGGCTGGCTGCAATTTTTATTGTGAAATTTGACTTTGTGTTCCAGTGCGCGGGCACATTGGTGACTAATACTCATATTATTACAGGTGAGTTAATTACATTACAATAGAGAGAATTTCTTTTTGGCATTTCTAAGGTTACCATTTGTTAAGTTTTCCTTGAATGGGGGGGTCAATCGTGACTCACaaggaaattcaaaaaattatgaaacattGTAAATATGTAGGAGATAtccttctgattaaaatgcaattttcatttactgTCTGTTTTCAATCTAAGGGGGTGAAAATCACCCTTAAAATTTCGGCCGTTTTacgttttttcttcttttctccaaaaccattaaagatattaaaaaacttTATGAACAAAAATTGTTCGTCttaatgtataatatttttcgtgttgaaacaagaaattatttaaacaattacaAACACAAATGTTTAATAATGATTACTTGTTTCAACATAAAAAATACTATACATTAAGACGAATAATCTTATTATTAACGACAATCAGTTTGAAAGTCTTACCGACAGCATTTTTAGATATATCCTTTTTTTTCAGCTGCGCACTGTTTTCAATTAGATGACACGAACCTACCTTCTGGAACATTGTTGGTGTCCTTGGGTCGGTATCGTCTTCGAGATTGGAGAGAGAAGGGTTCAGTAAACCGGGAAGTCGCCGAATACAGGCTTCATCCTGATTATAATACCAGTGGTAACGCGGATGCTGACCTAGCCGTGTTGATTCTACGAGAAAGGGTGGAATACAGCGCGGCGATTAAGCCAATTTGTCTTTGGTCAGGAGCCATCAATCTGGAGAGCGTTGTGGGGAAGTATGGATACGTGGTGGGCTGGGGACGTGATGAATTGGGGAATCCTTATGTTCAAGAACCTCGGCAGACCAGATCACCGATAGTATCTCAGGTAATGTTAGCTTCTGAATCAGTAGTACACTTATGATTAGGTTGATTAAAGGGGTAGCTGACCTCTctattacaaaatgaaaacatttttttttttaataaaaaaggatAGACATATGAGATACCAAGGTTTTATCCAGTACGCAGTACATTGAAATTTTACcaataattgaatattaagaaTAAAATACTCTTCCATAATAACGATCCTTGATAGGTACCACTGTTTTGTTTAACAAACGTGTTAAAACATAGTTTAGAACTATGTTGTAATACCGGGCGCAACTATAATTGTTCATTAGAGGGctcaacaaattttattttatagctTATCAGCATTATGataatattaagaatatttttttgatttttgtttatttctaacaatgatatttattaacaaaaaaaattaatttcttaagaGAGAGATCAGCTGACCCCTCCcccaaaattattttatttatattaaaatattgagTCAGATGGAAAATGGAATATAATTTTTGGAGTATAAACAAACATTTCTTTATAACCATCATTCatgttcaaaatatttttcattttttgaaattttcttttatcaaaGTAATATGACTGcctaaaatattttacttatttatttttaaaatctgTCATAAAATAAGTTTCATGAAGTaagtacattttaattttggcATCCCGTTCAGGTTAAATCGATCCAAGGTAAAAGTTCAATATGTATTTAGTAACTTCTTAATAAGTCATATTTATTTAGGATGTAAGTACTTCCGAAAGCCCCCCCACCCTGGGGCAGCCAAACATCGGATTTAtggtaattgagggacgagaaatcgaatgagaccattttcaagtctggcaaataaaccgttctcgagatatatgtacatataaaatagTATAGTCACATTCGGCTTGAAAATCAAACTGCGCATGCGCAGGAAGGAGTGAGTCTGCGTAGTGGCACTCTTGCTCCCTCGGAGAGTCCTCTGCTTCTTCGCGTGCTCTCTCAGCAGAACCAGAATACTCACTCGTCACTCTTCCACCGCTCAAcgattcaaattttaaaacttttattctttgattttgattttagTTTTTCTCGTCCCTccattactataaatccgaagtttggctGCCTTAGGGTTTACTTGAAAAATGTGTTCactgaataaaatatttgatacacacagattataattaaaattctaattgcGCGCAGAGAAATGATTCATGTAAATataagaaaggaaaaatacaATATTCATATTAACATATGTACATGTGTATAATCGCGGAGAAGAAATATTGTATGATTCATTCTACTATAAATACGTAGAAATCCTGTTTCGTGCATTTTAAGTAACGGAAAAAGTAAATTTAacttcatttataaatttaactaGGATCGCGTTACGTGTAAGCAACTTTCAAAGACTGAGATACAACGCGTTTTAAATTGCGCTATGTTCATTACTCTATATGTGCGTATACAAATGCGTTTCGTTGCACGAATGTgcttcaaaattgaaattctaatgatgagataataaatgtttaacttcttcttttatttcttcttaatGTTAGATACAGATTTGTAATAGCGTTCTTTTTAtgtgtaataattttaaattgaaacgCGTTTTATTTATTCGCACAGCTTGGCTAGGATTTTATTGGTATAGTATGACTGGTATTAGTGACTACATATGAAAAAGACTGGACATTCCTTTGTTTTCGATGGATC is a window encoding:
- the LOC114878202 gene encoding serine protease gd-like isoform X1, translated to MMLFSETGEKGRKKGKRKFVKYSGNCINKKTPLKYVHKYATGTQVSLEHCVQKMSISRKVTSSTRCKYYLDVVGRINGSYDEGTKMISVIVQVALLVHFLQLIVQVTGQSPCPNYFRYIQDDHTNEMIGYIEIPSPPKRVALQLSVTLSIAVALPSKYVGRLELAKSREESVRAVRQGRPLMYKIHFPLRRPIPVLTGLWFNNQLICSGQRATGPIVTSIVLNHTLYPPGVLPLSEDQGNMIPNYPKIDNVSQNYPKIDTSPSPPVSPETPIFQPFLPPNTVVPNGTPKPPPSNGNNNFECGRSSNTNKVNPLVAGGVKTSPGHWPWLAAIFIVKFDFVFQCAGTLVTNTHIITAAHCFQLDDTNLPSGTLLVSLGRYRLRDWREKGSVNREVAEYRLHPDYNTSGNADADLAVLILRERVEYSAAIKPICLWSGAINLESVVGKYGYVVGWGRDELGNPYVQEPRQTRSPIVSQEVCLWSNENFVSFTSNRTFCAGLRNGSGPCNGDSGSGFVMFDSKTQRFYLRGVVSRSLLDSSTMSCDLKQYVVYVDVAKHLDWIQNQTST
- the LOC114878202 gene encoding serine protease gd-like isoform X4, encoding MISVIVQVALLVHFLQLIVQVTGQSPCPNYFRYIQDDHTNEMIGYIEIPSPPKRVALQLSVTLSIAVALPSKYVGRLELAKSREESVRAVRQGRPLMYKIHFPLRRPIPVLTGLWFNNQLICSGQRATGPIVTSIVLNHTLYPPGVLPLSEDQGNMIPNYPKIDNVSQNYPKIDTSPSPPVSPETPIFQPFLPPNTVVPNGTPKPPPSNGNNNFECGRSSNTNKVNPLVAGGVKTSPGHWPWLAAIFIVKFDFVFQCAGTLVTNTHIITAAHCFQLDDTNLPSGTLLVSLGRYRLRDWREKGSVNREVAEYRLHPDYNTSGNADADLAVLILRERVEYSAAIKPICLWSGAINLESVVGKYGYVVGWGRDELGNPYVQEPRQTRSPIVSQEVCLWSNENFVSFTSNRTFCAGLRNGSGPCNGDSGSGFVMFDSKTQRFYLRGVVSRSLLDSSTMSCDLKQYVVYVDVAKHLDWIQNQTST
- the LOC114878202 gene encoding serine protease gd-like isoform X3; this translates as MSISRKVTSSTRCKYYLDVVGRINGSYDEGTKMISVIVQVALLVHFLQLIVQVTGQSPCPNYFRYIQDDHTNEMIGYIEIPSPPKRVALQLSVTLSIAVALPSKYVGRLELAKSREESVRAVRQGRPLMYKIHFPLRRPIPVLTGLWFNNQLICSGQRATGPIVTSIVLNHTLYPPGVLPLSEDQGNMIPNYPKIDNVSQNYPKIDTSPSPPVSPETPIFQPFLPPNTVVPNGTPKPPPSNGNNNFECGRSSNTNKVNPLVAGGVKTSPGHWPWLAAIFIVKFDFVFQCAGTLVTNTHIITAAHCFQLDDTNLPSGTLLVSLGRYRLRDWREKGSVNREVAEYRLHPDYNTSGNADADLAVLILRERVEYSAAIKPICLWSGAINLESVVGKYGYVVGWGRDELGNPYVQEPRQTRSPIVSQEVCLWSNENFVSFTSNRTFCAGLRNGSGPCNGDSGSGFVMFDSKTQRFYLRGVVSRSLLDSSTMSCDLKQYVVYVDVAKHLDWIQNQTST
- the LOC114878202 gene encoding serine protease gd-like isoform X2, translated to MMLFSETGEKGRKKGKRKFVKYSGNCINKKTPLKYVHKYATDCVQKMSISRKVTSSTRCKYYLDVVGRINGSYDEGTKMISVIVQVALLVHFLQLIVQVTGQSPCPNYFRYIQDDHTNEMIGYIEIPSPPKRVALQLSVTLSIAVALPSKYVGRLELAKSREESVRAVRQGRPLMYKIHFPLRRPIPVLTGLWFNNQLICSGQRATGPIVTSIVLNHTLYPPGVLPLSEDQGNMIPNYPKIDNVSQNYPKIDTSPSPPVSPETPIFQPFLPPNTVVPNGTPKPPPSNGNNNFECGRSSNTNKVNPLVAGGVKTSPGHWPWLAAIFIVKFDFVFQCAGTLVTNTHIITAAHCFQLDDTNLPSGTLLVSLGRYRLRDWREKGSVNREVAEYRLHPDYNTSGNADADLAVLILRERVEYSAAIKPICLWSGAINLESVVGKYGYVVGWGRDELGNPYVQEPRQTRSPIVSQEVCLWSNENFVSFTSNRTFCAGLRNGSGPCNGDSGSGFVMFDSKTQRFYLRGVVSRSLLDSSTMSCDLKQYVVYVDVAKHLDWIQNQTST